The sequence cCTGAATGACATGAAAGACATTAATAAAAACAGACATCCCAAGAACATAAAATACACACTGTAGatcaaaaactgaaaatatataatattgaaatactcaAGTTGTAATTTAACATAATGATGTAAGATattcgattaatatttttactaatttaatatgcttactaaattagtttttgataaaattctgGTTTTCATTAAAGAactgttttacttaatttacCTACTCACCatatattttacgtaaatatatttaacagtatagctataaatgtaggtacttattaattaatattatacaatagaatatagccaatataggtacctatattgtatagtattttttatcaataacctTACGCTTAAAACCttgtgattatataatataaatattaatataagacgTCTAACCTGTTGACAAATGtcgaaagaaaataatttatcttcaaCGACGATAAcggtgaatataataattaaaacatacgcaataaatttgttaaatccaaatattaaagcATAACAATTCCTTTTCAACAATTTGGCAACTTCtgcactaaaatataaaaaaatatttgacatttataccgacaaaatattaatcagcattaacaaaacataatacatatactctatatgtatatattatgatttacttgttactatatataataatatatatattattcaaaacaaaagcaaattaattttcataaaaataaatttttatcacTGGCCACTGTATTATtaaccaaaataaatgattagtgTTACATTTTGATTATACCTTGATATTGTTGCCATAGCCTGATATGCGcaacagaatattatatagtatgcatACGACTTTGTTAAAGATTTAGTAAtagaaagaaaatataatatgactccAAGTACCATGGCTACCATTGCCATTATAATGTATCCATACTTGTCCCAATCTCCATTAACTCTTCCAATCGCATATATAGCAACAGCGCCtcaataaatttgaaaacaataatatcaatataatataatataaataaaaacatttaaaaacaatatattcattaatgaaaaatcaatatatgacatatgttattaaaaatagtttaataacatttaaatcttAGTGTtaactgatatatttttaactcacGTCTCTAATTGTATAAaggtatatttacataaaaaaaatcgcaTTTGCTTACTTAATAGTGTGGCTAATGATTCAACTGCACCGTTTAAAGAATTTTGTTCACTATGCGTTTCAATTTCTTCCCAATGAAGTTGGATATAATGGGAAACCTAAAAAAAGTCGGTCTTACTCTTACATAAAACTGTGAttagttgtaaaataataaatttaataatagctattgcataaaatgaattaatttaaaaaaattaaaaatatttaccaatacatAACCACTAAGTGACAACGACCACCAAACTGACCACCTAAATACGTTTTCATCCGTATATGCTACATTAAAATCATCCCATAGCTTTTGAACAACTTCAGAGCattccatttttaaaaagtatttctgTATTTGTACAGCCAACAATgtcatgaatattatattattattacttttacttagatattacattttacacacttttatattatttttatctagatTCACATTAGTagtttcattgatttttgtttgaataattttttcattatcacTTACAAATACATCCAAAACGGATTCttgttctttataaaaatataaactaaacttAATTGGTGGCATAAATAATGACCAGATCGTAGTTAAAATCATACCTATAACAAAATTGTTAAGTGCAAGTTAAAGTGTAGGTTGGTACTTGGTACTacaacgtaatataataaattttatgacacttataaagttataactatttaaaattaatcgtcaaaatatatttattatcaagtataatagggataatatatgaataatttttaagtgtgttaatttttttttaatatttttagaaatatttattactccTTTGATACTCTTTTGAATGTTAcagaatatgtttttaatttcatattcctaaataggttattttttcaataataatttgaggttatttagttataatgtattaatgtatataaagttattaattataagtattattttactgcGGGATTATTCTTTACTTTGCCAGTTTTAACGgaaatatattctaattaagaatatgaaattaaaaatatatgtaatcatttaaaagagtagaaaaaaataaaataaaatattatatttttttaaatattcctattatattactaaatacattTCGGACaacgtaataatttttaaaaaaaatccttcaAAAGAATCAtcgtatacctatttatacactaacgaattataattaatatgttaagaaaaatgtatttaaaaaattatttatactagtacaatgcttttatatttttaatttttttttttttgcccaacattattaaaactaatatttaaaacaacataaaaattaaaaactatttaaatatatactatagtatttactCACCAAGTATgcttaaataaagtaaatatacatagttcacaatattatatgatataagaaCTTGTGATATTATACCACAACTACATTTTCCAATCATAATTGAAGTTTTTACTATACTAATAGCAATCTGATACTGatctttgtttttaatttttgcaaacatatatgtataatatgaaacttCAGCTGCTCTaaaaagcattaaaaatatttgacttgactaaaaaataaaaattttaaattttaaacgtgcATGAATTTGTTAGGTAAGAAAAAACAATTCCATTATAAGATTTAAGAGTTAAGTAAGTATACATACTTTCAACAAACTTATTGTTGGAGATCCTAATAGTAAACTGTAAGACATTATACCAGATaatccatttaaaattattattggtttgtATTGTAGATAATCGGTAACGAGGAATATGATTACTATGAATAACACGCTAACGTAACTACTCACTGGATAAACCTCTTCTCtaatctatattaaaattataaaatgagttAGGTATACTTAATATGGGGGTAGCTATAAATACACTTTAATGctgattttatatatacatatatgatatattatgtatctacagaattacagtatatttttgaaaagatTACAAAAAATACCTAACAATTATAGCTTTATcgacattattattaagtaggtacaaattaattaagttatctagttgtataataatagtagtagttttatattactttataaattaatgaagatagaagaaaatcataaatataaatttaaataaaaaatcttaaaagtaTTACAtgcattcaaattcaaatttaaataataaaaaaaatacatgtagatagatattatttgatattgtttaatatatttacataaaatataacttaataacttataaaaataaattttaggtacaaatattttataaaaaataaaataacaaattcctatataaaaaaaaaatgatgcttgaataataatttttagtcttATGAGTTAGGACTCACTCACTTACTGACAAAACTTTTAAATGTcgtactaatttaattaaaattctacaTACATTAGATCTATTAACATACGACctagtctataataatatgaatgatCATATAAATGATCTATTTCTGTTGGAAAATTGTTTGACAAACTTATAGATACCAACATGAACagtgttatatgttatataagcTTTTAGGTGAATCAATATGAAAGCTAGAAAATACCAAGATTCCGTTTAAAGCttaaaaatcattgatttatgaaattcaaaaatgaataaataaatattagggaTACCATAGGAAATATTCATTGTAGTAAGGAGAATTGAGACACGAAGGATCTCGATTTTTTGCCTAGTAAAACAACAGCCATGAAGTATAGGCACCGATACAATTTTGTGATGTGGAATGTTCATTTAGTATAAAGTTGTGTATGTATAACCTTGGTTTACTATTGGTGAACTTA is a genomic window of Rhopalosiphum padi isolate XX-2018 chromosome 4, ASM2088224v1, whole genome shotgun sequence containing:
- the LOC132929849 gene encoding thiamine transporter 2-like produces the protein MESWKKVCIIVSVYVILREFRPIDPFIIKYLTFLPKKYTIKTIREEVYPVSSYVSVLFIVIIFLVTDYLQYKPIIILNGLSGIMSYSLLLGSPTISLLKSSQIFLMLFRAAEVSYYTYMFAKIKNKDQYQIAISIVKTSIMIGKCSCGIISQVLISYNIVNYVYLLYLSILGMILTTIWSLFMPPIKFSLYFYKEQESVLDVFVSDNEKIIQTKINETTNVNLDKNNIKKYFLKMECSEVVQKLWDDFNVAYTDENVFRWSVWWSLSLSGYVLVSHYIQLHWEEIETHSEQNSLNGAVESLATLLSAVAIYAIGRVNGDWDKYGYIIMAMVAMVLGVILYFLSITKSLTKSYAYYIIFCCAYQAMATISSAEVAKLLKRNCYALIFGFNKFIAYVLIIIFTVIVVEDKLFSFDICQQFLIYSVYFMFLGCLFLLMSFMSFRRL